One Legionella lansingensis genomic region harbors:
- a CDS encoding acyl-CoA dehydrogenase yields the protein MLQSLIVLAVVGAALLLIARQASLAVWAISYAIFALLVMKYGSPGIIATVVLWAIFALFLFGTIKPLRRNVLSRRLFKTVSKSMPAMSATEREALEAGTVSWEGDLFSGSPDFKRLLNAPAVNLTTEEQAFIDGPVDELCRMIDDWDITHVRTDMPPEMWQFIKEKGFLGMIIPKYYGGLEFSATAQFTILARLYGRSITVGSTVSVPNSLGPAELLLKYGTKEQKDYYLPRLADGREIPCFALTGPNAGSDAASIPDKGIVCRQEFNGKEVLGIRLTWNKRYITLCPVATVIGLAFRLFDPENLLGKGTDVGISCALIPANTPGVIKGRRHFPLNAGFLNGPTQGKDVFVPIDYLIGGAAMAGAGWRMLMECLSAGRAISLPSSSLGGAQAAALASGAYARVRKQFNQAIANFEGIEEPLARIAGITYLIDSGLTMTAAAIDHGAKPSVASAILKYHSTERSRQLAIDAMDIHGGKGICLGPNNYMGRGYQSTPIGITVEGANILTRSLIIFGQGAIRCHPYVFQELESVRKNDLIAFDKAFWGHVGFVLANLTRSFIFAFTDGRFTFVPKSKAKRYYQLVYRYSANLAFLSDFSMAILGAELKRKEKMSARLGDVLSNLYLISGVLKRFHDDGEPDADLPLVDWCCQKLLHECETAMYEVIANFPVHWARIVLKLILQPLGRQRNKPSDKLGHRLAHLLTTPNESRTRLTRLVFAEAIESCPLGRLEAAFHKICAVEELERKVSRAVKDKSLVSLTLLEQIDEAEKNGLLDAKQASLLREAEKARQEVIAVDDFSDDELRRQPAEKEVNLEKKKITSLSEDDLATELV from the coding sequence GTGTTGCAAAGTCTAATTGTACTGGCAGTCGTAGGTGCAGCTCTTCTATTAATAGCTAGACAAGCCTCGCTGGCTGTTTGGGCTATTAGTTATGCCATATTTGCATTACTGGTGATGAAATATGGTTCACCAGGGATTATCGCCACAGTTGTGCTATGGGCTATCTTTGCGTTATTTCTTTTCGGTACCATTAAGCCATTGCGAAGAAATGTCCTTTCTCGCCGTTTGTTTAAGACAGTGAGCAAGTCAATGCCCGCAATGTCTGCCACTGAGCGAGAAGCACTCGAAGCAGGGACGGTCAGTTGGGAAGGGGATTTGTTTAGTGGTTCTCCGGATTTTAAACGTCTTTTAAATGCTCCTGCAGTTAACTTAACGACTGAAGAACAAGCCTTTATTGATGGTCCAGTGGATGAACTTTGTCGCATGATTGATGATTGGGATATTACTCATGTCCGCACAGACATGCCTCCAGAGATGTGGCAGTTTATCAAAGAAAAGGGTTTTTTAGGGATGATCATCCCTAAGTACTACGGTGGTCTTGAGTTTTCAGCCACAGCGCAATTTACCATTTTAGCCAGACTCTATGGCCGATCAATAACTGTCGGAAGTACCGTTTCTGTGCCGAATTCTTTGGGGCCAGCCGAGTTGTTATTAAAATATGGGACTAAGGAACAAAAAGACTATTACTTACCTCGTCTTGCAGACGGTAGAGAAATTCCCTGTTTTGCATTAACAGGTCCGAATGCTGGTTCAGATGCTGCATCCATTCCTGATAAGGGGATTGTCTGTCGCCAAGAGTTTAATGGGAAAGAAGTTTTAGGTATCCGTTTAACCTGGAACAAACGCTATATTACGCTTTGTCCGGTGGCAACCGTCATTGGCTTGGCATTTCGTCTCTTTGATCCTGAAAATTTACTGGGTAAAGGAACCGATGTTGGTATCAGCTGTGCTCTTATTCCAGCAAATACACCTGGTGTCATTAAAGGTCGTCGACATTTTCCTCTCAATGCTGGCTTTTTGAATGGTCCAACACAAGGAAAAGATGTTTTTGTCCCTATTGATTATTTAATTGGCGGTGCTGCTATGGCTGGAGCCGGCTGGCGAATGCTAATGGAGTGCCTGAGCGCTGGGCGTGCAATTTCTCTTCCCTCAAGTTCACTTGGTGGTGCACAAGCTGCTGCCCTAGCCAGCGGTGCATATGCAAGGGTACGAAAACAATTCAATCAAGCTATTGCTAATTTTGAAGGCATAGAAGAACCATTAGCTCGTATTGCTGGTATCACGTACTTGATTGATTCTGGTTTAACCATGACTGCTGCGGCCATCGATCATGGAGCAAAACCTTCTGTGGCCAGTGCTATCCTGAAATATCATAGTACTGAACGATCGCGTCAACTGGCAATTGACGCCATGGATATTCATGGTGGCAAGGGAATTTGTTTAGGGCCAAATAACTATATGGGCCGAGGTTATCAAAGCACACCCATTGGCATAACGGTTGAGGGAGCTAATATTCTAACGCGCAGTTTAATTATATTTGGACAAGGCGCAATTCGTTGTCACCCTTATGTTTTCCAGGAATTGGAAAGCGTTCGAAAAAATGATCTTATTGCCTTTGATAAAGCGTTTTGGGGTCATGTGGGATTTGTATTGGCAAATTTAACCAGATCATTCATTTTTGCTTTTACTGACGGTCGTTTTACATTTGTACCTAAAAGTAAGGCGAAGCGATATTATCAACTTGTTTATCGCTATAGTGCCAATCTGGCTTTCTTATCTGACTTCTCCATGGCGATTCTTGGAGCAGAGTTGAAACGCAAAGAAAAAATGTCAGCACGTTTGGGTGATGTATTAAGTAATCTCTATTTAATTTCAGGTGTGTTAAAGCGTTTCCATGATGATGGAGAACCAGATGCTGATCTGCCTTTAGTTGATTGGTGTTGTCAAAAATTGCTGCATGAATGTGAAACTGCCATGTATGAGGTTATTGCTAACTTCCCAGTACACTGGGCTCGTATTGTTCTAAAACTCATCTTACAGCCTTTAGGTCGTCAACGTAACAAGCCTTCCGACAAGCTGGGTCATAGACTTGCTCATCTTCTCACAACACCAAATGAGTCTCGCACACGACTAACTCGGCTTGTTTTTGCAGAAGCCATTGAGAGTTGTCCTTTGGGTCGATTGGAGGCCGCTTTCCATAAAATCTGTGCTGTTGAAGAGCTTGAAAGAAAGGTCAGCCGTGCAGTGAAAGACAAGAGTCTTGTTAGCTTAACGTTGCTAGAGCAGATTGACGAAGCCGAAAAGAACGGTCTTCTTGATGCAAAACAAGCTTCTCTTTTGCGTGAAGCTGAAAAGGCTCGTCAGGAAGTCATCGCTGTTGACGATTTTAGTGATGATGAGTTACGAAGGCAACCTGCTGAGAAGGAGGTTAATTTGGAGAAAAAAAAGATAACTAGCCTCAGCGAAGATGATTTAGCGACAGAATTGGTATAA
- a CDS encoding SET domain-containing protein-lysine N-methyltransferase gives MVKIVLTNQHQQPSIKEAVLDLASGKVLLDKKQEVDFEAFKTFDFCHPLLAHPRLSSATNVYCYKYKDMEGLLSTAKYIYATLIASSEPMHCQFEITPSDEFFTPLKKVYRIPFSLNYRKAAKKTITVNQFNGIVSQASGFKFDFHDGLIIKDKISVKNLPPEINGDALFEENETIYELLNKPDDFETYELRYINNYIGFGVYAKRAIKKNQPVAFYLGVKTTHPELHAYYFGPKHDALLMGTDAQNYSNIARFINHAPNPDDADKQNSSLLEANLITQRHLLNGIEVVLFGAQRDIAKGEQLLIDYGTRYFEPGEAFRFTTKEDLLNANHQRLFDKKWEKLSVMRIMAQHGVSQAIYAILKRPIIALIIILLIWLLLHSELAASVHE, from the coding sequence ATGGTAAAAATCGTTCTTACCAATCAACACCAGCAACCTTCCATCAAAGAAGCAGTATTGGATCTTGCTTCAGGTAAGGTGTTATTGGATAAAAAGCAGGAAGTTGATTTTGAGGCTTTCAAAACCTTCGACTTCTGCCACCCTTTGCTTGCACACCCAAGACTGAGTTCCGCAACCAATGTTTATTGCTACAAATATAAAGACATGGAAGGTTTGCTCAGTACCGCAAAATATATTTATGCCACGCTAATTGCTAGCAGTGAGCCGATGCATTGCCAATTTGAGATCACACCGTCAGATGAATTTTTTACCCCTTTAAAGAAGGTGTATCGTATCCCATTCTCTCTCAATTATCGCAAAGCAGCTAAAAAAACAATCACCGTTAATCAATTCAATGGAATCGTTAGTCAAGCGTCGGGCTTTAAATTCGATTTTCATGATGGGTTAATAATTAAAGATAAAATATCAGTCAAAAACCTACCACCGGAGATTAATGGAGATGCACTCTTTGAAGAGAATGAAACCATTTATGAGTTACTAAACAAACCGGACGATTTTGAAACATATGAATTGCGATATATCAATAACTATATTGGGTTTGGTGTTTATGCAAAAAGGGCTATCAAAAAAAATCAGCCAGTAGCATTCTATCTTGGAGTAAAAACGACTCATCCTGAATTACATGCCTATTATTTTGGGCCGAAACATGATGCTTTACTGATGGGAACAGATGCGCAAAATTATAGTAATATTGCCCGGTTTATTAATCATGCTCCCAACCCAGATGACGCAGATAAGCAAAACTCATCTCTTCTTGAAGCGAATTTAATAACACAACGTCACTTACTCAATGGCATAGAAGTTGTTCTTTTTGGGGCGCAAAGAGATATAGCGAAAGGTGAGCAATTATTGATTGATTATGGCACTCGTTATTTTGAGCCTGGAGAGGCTTTCAGATTTACAACAAAAGAAGACTTACTTAACGCTAATCATCAACGTCTTTTTGATAAAAAGTGGGAAAAATTAAGTGTAATGAGGATCATGGCACAGCACGGTGTTTCTCAAGCCATATACGCCATCCTAAAAAGGCCAATCATTGCCTTGATCATCATTCTTTTAATCTGGTTGTTACTGCATTCTGAGCTTGCGGCAAGCGTGCATGAGTAA
- a CDS encoding MFS transporter, whose amino-acid sequence MNKKTHISFLTLLLMISFASVNAVLFTPALPAIANFFAISDTTAQLTITWFLIGYAIGQLLYGPLANRFGRKPALYAGIILQILSSLLCVFAGFIYSYPILVLGRLLLALGSSVGLKMTFTLVNEIYEPIIASQKLSYLMIAFAITPGLGVMIGGYLSPHFGWMSTFFASAVYGVILLLLATKLPETRTNLDFDAFKMNHLINGYITQFKNLQLIAGGLLMGGATCFVYLFAALAPFIAINRMHMDVSIYGTANLLPSFGMVMGSLVSAQLSKLYKPTFIIASGIFIILVGSIMMSLFMIIKISALLTIFIPMMLCYFGLSLVFANASTIAMSNTSDKAHGSAVMNFINMGLVTIVVLSVGMLSINNFILPAIYIVICIFMAALLYALKIIEGYRLTKIPVFTHARLPQAQNAVTTRLKE is encoded by the coding sequence ATGAATAAAAAAACACACATTTCATTTCTGACATTATTGTTAATGATCTCCTTTGCCTCAGTAAATGCTGTTTTATTTACACCAGCATTGCCTGCTATCGCAAACTTTTTTGCTATTTCTGACACTACAGCGCAACTAACTATTACTTGGTTTTTAATTGGTTATGCAATAGGGCAACTATTATATGGTCCATTGGCTAACCGGTTTGGAAGAAAACCTGCTTTGTATGCCGGAATTATTTTACAAATATTAAGCAGTTTACTGTGTGTATTCGCAGGGTTTATTTATAGTTATCCTATTCTAGTTTTAGGAAGATTGTTATTAGCTTTAGGATCGAGTGTTGGATTAAAGATGACATTTACACTCGTCAATGAAATCTATGAGCCTATCATCGCGAGTCAAAAACTATCCTACCTCATGATTGCATTTGCTATCACACCAGGCTTGGGCGTCATGATAGGAGGCTATTTAAGTCCACATTTTGGTTGGATGAGTACGTTTTTTGCCAGTGCTGTTTATGGTGTTATTTTGTTACTATTAGCGACAAAACTACCTGAAACAAGAACAAATTTGGATTTTGATGCGTTTAAAATGAATCATTTGATAAATGGGTATATAACCCAATTTAAAAATCTGCAATTAATAGCAGGCGGATTGTTAATGGGTGGTGCAACCTGTTTTGTATATTTATTTGCCGCACTTGCCCCTTTTATTGCAATTAATAGGATGCATATGGATGTTTCAATTTATGGAACAGCAAATCTTCTTCCTTCTTTTGGCATGGTAATGGGTTCGCTTGTGTCTGCACAATTATCAAAGTTATATAAACCCACTTTCATTATTGCATCTGGGATTTTTATTATTTTAGTTGGAAGTATAATGATGTCTTTATTTATGATAATAAAAATATCAGCATTATTAACAATATTCATTCCCATGATGCTTTGTTATTTTGGATTGTCATTAGTTTTTGCTAATGCCTCTACCATTGCGATGAGTAACACATCAGATAAAGCCCACGGATCAGCTGTCATGAACTTTATTAATATGGGACTTGTGACCATTGTTGTACTAAGTGTGGGTATGCTTTCAATCAATAATTTTATTTTACCTGCTATCTATATTGTTATCTGTATTTTTATGGCGGCTTTACTATATGCTCTTAAAATCATCGAGGGCTATAGGCTAACGAAGATACCTGTCTTTACTCATGCACGCTTGCCGCAAGCTCAGAATGCAGTAACAACCAGATTAAAAGAATGA
- a CDS encoding LysR family transcriptional regulator → MSKLERIATFISVIEENGFAAAARKKGVSTAAISRQITALEKELGVQLLNRTTRQISLTEIGEEYFQQCKKVLSELQEAESAITKSKNEATGALHIMANRYFAITHILPRLSEFMELNPKVCIHFQLAERFPNLEKEGIDVLFGVSIEGSSELVRRRVITTRYILCASPSYLEKYGIPEHPSDLVKHRYITHSIRKPNNVVSFKNGKEIHINPTLWLNDSYAMRECAIHDMGIVNLHDYMVTDAIKKGELIEILREYQEPHKNVYLYYQQSRYLQPKIRRFIDFYTK, encoded by the coding sequence ATGAGCAAATTAGAAAGAATAGCTACCTTTATTTCTGTAATAGAAGAAAACGGTTTCGCGGCGGCGGCTAGAAAAAAAGGGGTGTCAACAGCAGCCATTAGCCGACAAATTACCGCTCTCGAAAAGGAGCTTGGTGTTCAACTATTAAATAGAACCACGCGCCAAATTTCCTTAACTGAAATTGGCGAAGAGTATTTTCAGCAATGTAAAAAGGTATTAAGTGAATTACAGGAAGCGGAAAGTGCAATAACAAAAAGCAAAAATGAGGCAACTGGTGCCTTGCATATTATGGCGAACCGATATTTTGCAATCACCCATATATTACCTAGACTATCTGAATTTATGGAGTTAAATCCCAAAGTATGTATACATTTTCAATTAGCTGAACGATTTCCAAATTTAGAAAAAGAAGGTATTGATGTTTTATTTGGTGTATCCATTGAAGGCTCTTCTGAATTAGTACGTCGTCGTGTTATCACAACTCGCTACATACTATGCGCATCGCCTAGTTATTTAGAGAAATATGGAATACCAGAACATCCGTCTGATTTGGTTAAACATAGATATATTACTCATAGCATTCGCAAACCTAATAACGTTGTATCTTTCAAGAATGGAAAAGAGATTCATATTAATCCGACACTTTGGTTAAATGACAGCTATGCTATGCGTGAATGTGCCATACATGATATGGGAATAGTAAATTTGCATGACTACATGGTTACTGATGCTATTAAAAAGGGGGAATTAATTGAGATTTTGCGTGAATACCAGGAACCTCATAAAAATGTTTATCTTTACTACCAACAGAGTCGCTATTTACAACCTAAAATCAGGCGGTTTATTGACTTTTATACCAAGTAG
- a CDS encoding aminoglycoside phosphotransferase APH(3'): MNIKSDEKINITETLVRELIAEQFPQWSHLPIRAIKNGGWDNRTFHLGSEMLIRMPSSAEYAGQVEKEQTWLPKLASQLPLPVPVPLAMGKPDEMYPWKWSINRWLPGETAAVAPINDLCELAKDLALFLKVLQRIESTGGPIAGHQSFYRGGHLAVYDSETRKAIEDLKNNIDFCAATEIWEKALSTSWQKPPVWVHGDVSVGNLLLSQGKLSAVIDFGQLAIGDPACDLAIAWTLFEGKSRGTFLETLELDPNTWARGRAWALWKAMMYLVNQQTDMNFEAKRALRTINEVIEDHRHVRSTLL; encoded by the coding sequence ATGAATATAAAATCCGATGAAAAAATAAATATTACGGAAACCTTAGTGCGCGAGCTGATTGCTGAACAATTCCCACAGTGGAGTCATTTACCTATTCGAGCTATAAAAAATGGCGGTTGGGACAATAGAACATTTCACTTGGGTAGCGAAATGTTGATACGGATGCCAAGTAGCGCCGAATACGCCGGGCAAGTGGAAAAAGAGCAAACGTGGTTACCCAAATTAGCTTCGCAACTTCCTCTTCCCGTACCCGTGCCTCTTGCGATGGGAAAACCCGATGAAATGTATCCTTGGAAGTGGTCTATTAATCGTTGGCTTCCTGGTGAGACAGCCGCTGTTGCTCCTATTAATGATTTGTGTGAGTTAGCAAAAGATTTAGCTCTATTTCTCAAGGTACTTCAAAGAATTGAATCAACGGGTGGACCTATTGCGGGCCACCAGAGTTTTTATCGCGGTGGTCATTTAGCAGTTTATGATTCAGAAACACGAAAAGCCATCGAAGACTTGAAGAACAATATAGATTTCTGTGCCGCAACAGAGATTTGGGAAAAAGCACTATCCACCTCTTGGCAGAAGCCACCCGTTTGGGTCCATGGCGATGTAAGTGTCGGAAACTTATTACTCTCTCAAGGAAAGTTAAGTGCGGTTATCGATTTTGGCCAACTCGCAATCGGTGATCCTGCTTGCGATCTTGCTATTGCCTGGACACTATTTGAAGGAAAAAGTCGAGGCACTTTTTTAGAAACACTAGAACTTGATCCAAATACTTGGGCACGAGGACGAGCTTGGGCTTTATGGAAAGCGATGATGTATCTTGTTAACCAACAAACCGACATGAATTTTGAGGCAAAAAGGGCATTGCGCACAATTAATGAAGTGATCGAGGATCATAGGCATGTGAGATCCACTCTACTTTGA
- the minE gene encoding cell division topological specificity factor MinE: MSLFSYLRKRNSTASVAKERLQIIISHERSQRNTPDYLPKLQEEILAVIAKYIRINRDQVSVNLERLGDSSVLELNVTMPDEISEET, translated from the coding sequence ATGAGTCTATTTAGCTATTTAAGAAAACGAAACAGTACGGCCTCTGTAGCTAAAGAGCGTTTGCAAATCATTATTTCTCACGAACGCTCGCAACGCAACACCCCCGATTATTTACCAAAGCTTCAGGAAGAAATTTTGGCAGTGATTGCCAAATACATTCGTATTAATCGGGATCAGGTTAGTGTGAATCTGGAACGTTTAGGAGACAGTTCTGTTCTTGAGCTTAACGTAACCATGCCCGATGAGATTTCAGAAGAAACTTAG
- the minD gene encoding septum site-determining protein MinD, translated as MAKIIVITSGKGGVGKTTTSAAISSGLAMRGHKTVVIDFDIGLRNLDIIMGCERRVVYDFIHVINGEANLNQALIKDKRLQHLYILPASQTRDKDALTLAGVEKVLTELASEFEYIICDSPAGIETGALMAMYFADHAIVVTNPEVSSVRDSDRILGILASKTKRAAENQAPIQEHLLLTRYDPERVEKGEMLSVEDVKEILAIPLIGVIPESKAVLKASNTGTPVTLDETSDAGLAYQDAIARFLGENRPMRFTNSERKGLLRRLFGKTKEDVPA; from the coding sequence TTGGCTAAAATTATCGTCATCACATCAGGCAAAGGCGGAGTGGGTAAAACCACTACTTCAGCGGCAATTTCTTCAGGACTTGCCATGCGCGGTCACAAAACGGTGGTTATTGATTTTGATATTGGTCTTCGCAATCTTGACATCATCATGGGTTGTGAACGTCGCGTTGTGTATGACTTTATTCATGTAATTAATGGCGAAGCCAATTTAAATCAGGCTCTGATTAAAGATAAACGTTTACAACATTTGTACATATTGCCGGCGTCACAAACACGTGATAAAGATGCATTAACGCTTGCCGGCGTTGAAAAAGTTTTGACCGAATTAGCCAGTGAGTTCGAATATATTATTTGTGACTCACCCGCAGGTATCGAAACCGGTGCACTTATGGCTATGTATTTTGCTGATCACGCAATCGTAGTAACCAACCCTGAAGTTTCATCCGTGCGTGATTCCGATCGAATCTTAGGTATTCTAGCGAGTAAAACAAAACGAGCCGCGGAGAACCAAGCTCCAATTCAAGAACATCTCTTACTCACTCGCTATGACCCTGAGCGTGTAGAAAAAGGTGAAATGCTGTCCGTTGAGGATGTTAAAGAAATCCTTGCGATTCCTCTAATCGGTGTTATTCCTGAATCCAAAGCAGTGCTTAAAGCTTCTAACACAGGCACACCGGTTACTCTTGATGAAACCAGCGACGCAGGCCTGGCTTACCAAGATGCAATAGCTCGTTTTCTAGGAGAAAACAGGCCTATGCGTTTTACTAATAGCGAGCGTAAAGGGCTATTACGCCGCCTGTTCGGTAAAACCAAGGAGGATGTTCCAGCATGA
- a CDS encoding TetR/AcrR family transcriptional regulator, with translation MKKTNVSSDEIVDAALSLAKKNSWEHVRLFDIAKQLKVSLDDIHHYFREKNELVSAFFDRADKAMLAMAGQPEIKELNTPERLHKLLMSWFQVLQANRSVARQMLGSQLEIGHIHVQFLALLRVSRTVQWWREAAQRSATYSHRAIEETGLTIIFLMTMTYWLCDNSKEAQNTSQFLQRKLARARCLKQFTKDLCHLGYSCGAVKDIKSKT, from the coding sequence ATGAAAAAAACGAATGTGTCTTCGGATGAAATTGTCGATGCAGCACTCTCTCTTGCTAAAAAAAACTCATGGGAGCATGTAAGGTTATTTGATATTGCAAAGCAGCTTAAAGTTAGTCTGGATGATATCCATCATTATTTCCGCGAAAAGAATGAATTAGTGAGTGCTTTTTTTGATAGGGCTGACAAAGCAATGTTAGCGATGGCAGGGCAACCGGAAATAAAAGAGCTCAATACTCCAGAGCGCTTACATAAACTTTTAATGTCTTGGTTCCAGGTTTTACAAGCCAATCGTAGTGTTGCAAGACAAATGCTTGGGTCCCAGTTAGAGATAGGCCATATTCATGTGCAATTTCTTGCACTCTTGCGGGTAAGCAGAACAGTACAATGGTGGCGGGAGGCTGCTCAGCGCTCTGCAACCTACTCCCATCGTGCTATTGAAGAGACGGGTTTGACAATCATTTTTCTAATGACCATGACGTATTGGTTATGTGACAACTCAAAAGAAGCTCAAAATACTAGCCAGTTTTTGCAAAGAAAACTTGCTCGGGCGCGTTGTCTAAAGCAATTTACTAAGGATTTATGCCATCTTGGTTATTCATGCGGCGCTGTAAAAGATATAAAATCTAAGACCTGA
- the guaB gene encoding IMP dehydrogenase produces MSLSIVQQALTFDDVLLVPAHSTVLPKDVLLKTFLTREIELNIPLLSAAMDTVTEARLAIALAQEGGIGIIHKNMSASAQAEEVRKVKKFESGMVRDPVSVSPGITVKELLDVMAKYNFSGMPVVDGDRLVGIVTSRDIRFETNLSLPVHAVMTPKERLVTVKEGAGREEILSLLHKHRIEKLLVVNDSFNLRGLITVRDIQKAKENPFACKDSAEQLRVGAAVGVGEGTDERVAALVDAGVDVIVVDTAHGHSQKVVERVSWIKKQYPDVQVIGGNIATADAARDLVEAGADAVKVGIGPGSICTTRIVTGVGVPQITAIANVAAGLKGSDVPIIADGGIRFSGDVCKALAAGANTVMLGGMFAGAEESPGEIELYQGRTYKNYRGMGSIGAMSQAQGSSDRYFQDASLGSEKLVPEGIEGRVPYKGPVQTIIQQIIGGLRSCMGYTGCKTIEILHDKAKFVQVTSAGMRESHVHDVNITKQAPNYQIDS; encoded by the coding sequence ATGTCACTTTCTATTGTGCAACAGGCACTGACTTTTGATGATGTGTTGCTGGTTCCCGCCCACTCGACCGTGCTCCCGAAAGATGTTTTATTAAAAACCTTTCTGACAAGGGAAATTGAATTAAACATACCATTACTTTCAGCAGCAATGGATACCGTCACAGAGGCCCGTCTAGCCATTGCGTTGGCTCAGGAAGGAGGGATTGGGATTATCCATAAAAATATGAGTGCCTCGGCTCAAGCCGAAGAAGTCCGCAAAGTAAAGAAGTTTGAAAGTGGCATGGTTAGAGATCCCGTCTCAGTTTCACCTGGCATCACTGTGAAAGAATTGCTTGATGTGATGGCTAAATATAACTTTTCGGGCATGCCTGTGGTCGATGGCGATCGTTTGGTTGGAATTGTAACGAGTCGAGATATTCGTTTTGAAACCAACCTGTCTTTGCCGGTGCATGCTGTGATGACTCCTAAAGAGCGTCTAGTCACTGTAAAAGAGGGTGCGGGGCGAGAGGAAATTCTCAGTCTGTTGCATAAACATCGGATCGAAAAATTACTTGTGGTGAATGATTCTTTTAACTTACGTGGACTCATTACCGTTAGAGATATTCAAAAAGCCAAGGAAAATCCTTTTGCCTGTAAAGATAGTGCTGAGCAATTACGAGTAGGGGCCGCTGTAGGTGTTGGTGAAGGTACTGACGAGAGGGTTGCTGCTCTGGTTGATGCTGGAGTGGATGTGATTGTTGTTGACACAGCTCATGGTCATTCACAAAAGGTGGTTGAGCGTGTTTCCTGGATTAAAAAACAGTATCCTGATGTCCAAGTCATTGGTGGCAACATTGCTACTGCCGATGCTGCACGTGATTTGGTTGAAGCTGGAGCTGATGCGGTGAAGGTTGGTATTGGCCCTGGATCCATTTGTACTACCCGGATTGTTACGGGTGTTGGCGTGCCACAGATCACTGCCATCGCTAATGTGGCAGCAGGATTAAAGGGTAGTGATGTACCTATCATTGCTGATGGTGGTATTCGTTTTTCAGGTGATGTATGCAAAGCCTTGGCCGCCGGTGCTAACACAGTGATGTTAGGTGGTATGTTTGCTGGTGCAGAAGAGTCACCAGGAGAAATAGAACTCTATCAAGGTAGAACCTATAAAAATTATCGTGGCATGGGTTCTATTGGCGCCATGTCACAGGCTCAGGGTTCCAGCGATCGTTATTTTCAAGATGCGAGCCTTGGGAGTGAAAAATTAGTACCAGAAGGTATAGAGGGACGTGTGCCCTACAAAGGCCCAGTGCAAACGATTATCCAGCAAATAATAGGCGGATTGAGATCCTGCATGGGATATACTGGCTGTAAGACAATCGAAATACTTCACGATAAGGCTAAATTTGTGCAAGTCACGAGTGCCGGTATGCGTGAATCACATGTGCATGATGTCAACATCACTAAACAAGCCCCCAATTATCAAATCGACAGTTAG